Below is a window of Longimicrobium terrae DNA.
TCTTCCGCGGAAAGGTCGGTGGACGGGTTCATGGCCGTCCGCCCGATGTAGCGCAGGCAGAAGGTGAACCCGGCCTGCACAAAGGCCTGCGCGGCCTCGTCGCTGATCGGCGTGTCGGCGTCAAACCCGCGCGCGCCGGACGACGCGGAGGCAACGGCTCCAGTAAGCATGGATGGACCTTGGAAGAGATGAAGACGGCGGGCGAATGAACGGCTCCGGGCAGGGCGCCCGGCGCATGACAGGCTAGCGCGAAGTGGCGTGAACCGCAATGCGCGTCAGCCGTTGATCATCTCCCGCGCGGCGGCGAAGACGTCATCCAGCATGGCGGGGGTGAGGCGGCCCGTGAAGGTGTTCTGCTGGCTGGGATGGTACGAGCACAGCAGCGCCGGCGCGCCCGGCACCGCCACGCGCACCCCGTGCCCGAATTTCGGCGTCGGCTGCGGAACCGGCGTGCCGGCCTCGCGCATCAGCCGCAGCGCCGCATCGTACGCAAAGCCGCCCAGGCAGAGAATGACGCGCACGTTGGGCAGCAGGCGCAGCTCGCCCTGAATGAAGGCGGAGCACGCGTCCCGCTCCGGCGGCAGCGGCTTGTTGTCGGGCGGGGCGCACTTGACGGCGGCGGTCACCCACGCGTCGCGCACCTGCAGCCCGTCGGCGCGCGAAGTGGAGGTGGGCTGGCTGGCGAACCCGGCGCGGTGCATGGCCGCGTACAAAAAGTCGCCGCTGCGGTCGCCGGTGAACATGCGTCCGGTGCGGTTGGCGCCGTGCGCGGCGGGGGCCAGCCCCAGCACCATGAGCCGCGCGTCGGGATCGCCAAAGCCGGGCACCGGCCGCGCCCAGTAGTCCTGATCGCGAAACGACTTGCGCTTCTCCACGCCCACCCGCTCGCGCCACTCCACCAGCCGCCCGCAGGTTCTGCAGCCGGACACCTCGTCCATCAACACGTTCAGCTTCATGTCCCGCGCGTCTTGAGGCGTGTTCTGCACATTTCGCGTTGCTGCGTTTACGGACCCGGCATTCACGTATGGCACTGGCACTGGGCACTGAGCACTTGGCACCGAGCACCGCGGTTCAAGCACTCACGCACTCACGCACCCAGCACTAACGCACTTCCCCT
It encodes the following:
- a CDS encoding uracil-DNA glycosylase produces the protein MKLNVLMDEVSGCRTCGRLVEWRERVGVEKRKSFRDQDYWARPVPGFGDPDARLMVLGLAPAAHGANRTGRMFTGDRSGDFLYAAMHRAGFASQPTSTSRADGLQVRDAWVTAAVKCAPPDNKPLPPERDACSAFIQGELRLLPNVRVILCLGGFAYDAALRLMREAGTPVPQPTPKFGHGVRVAVPGAPALLCSYHPSQQNTFTGRLTPAMLDDVFAAAREMING